In Lates calcarifer isolate ASB-BC8 linkage group LG23, TLL_Latcal_v3, whole genome shotgun sequence, a single genomic region encodes these proteins:
- the LOC108872648 gene encoding urotensin-2 receptor, translating into MNNKSINLNTSPPRVGGGSGTVDHELVITSTFGTLLSVVYIVGVSGNVYTLVVMCHSIRFATSMYISIINLALADLLYLSTIPFVVSTYFLKDWYFGDVGCRILLSLDLLTMHASIFTLTVMCTERYLAVTKPLDTVRRSKSYRKALAWGVWLLSLVLTVPMMIMVAQTTKNTPDGGVKRMCAPTWAPLAYKVYVTVLFGTSIMAPGLIIGYLYVKLARTYLESQRNSVISKGSKRSPKQKVLIMIFTIVLVFWACFLPFWIWQLLPLYHTKPLSLASQTHTCINYLVASLTYSNSCINPFLYTLLTKNYREYLKNRHRSFYRYTSSFKQRPPSLYSWGKSASSSNQFEFNSETLVMGTLK; encoded by the coding sequence ATGAATAACAAGTCTATCAATTTAAACACGAGTCCGCCGCGGGTCGGCGGCGGCTCCGGGACTGTGGACCATGAACTCGTTATCACCTCTACTTTCGGGACGCTTCTCTCCGTTGTCTATATAGTCGGAGTGTCGGGGAATGTGTACACGCTGGTGGTGATGTGTCACTCGATCCGCTTCGCCACTTCCATGTACATCTCCATCATCAACCTGGCTCTGGCGGACCTGCTCTACCTCTCCACCATCCCCTTCGTGGTGTCCACGTACTTCCTAAAGGACTGGTACTTCGGGGATGTGGGCTGCCGCATCCTGCTCAGCCTGGACCTCCTCACCATGCACGCCAGCATCTTCACGCTCACCGTCATGTGCACGGAGCGCTATCTGGCCGTCACCAAGCCGCTGGACACGGTGAGGCGCTCCAAGAGTTACCGCAAAGCTCTGGCTTGGGGTGTGTGGCTGCTGTCTCTGGTCCTCACTGTGCCCATGATGATAATGGTCGCGCAGACCACTAAGAACACACCGGACGGGGGTGTGAAGAGGATGTGCGCGCCCACCTGGGCTCCGCTGGCTTACAAAGTGTACGTGACTGTCCTGTTTGGCACCAGCATCATGGCTCCGGGGCTCATTATCGGTTACCTGTACGTCAAGTTAGCCCGCACTTACTTAGAGTCCCAGCGCAACTCTGTGATCAGCAAAGGCAGCAAGAGGTCACCTAAACAGAAGGTGCTGATCATGATCTTCACCATCGTGCTGGTGTTCTGGGCGTGTTTCCTGCCGTTCTGGATCTGgcagctgctgcctctgtaTCACACCAAGCCGCTGAGCCTGGCCtcgcagacacacacctgcatcaACTACCTGGTGGCGAGTCTCACATACAGCAACAGCTGCATTAACCCTTTCCTCTACACGCTCCTCACCAAGAACTACAGGGAGTACCTGAAGAACCGGCACCGGAGCTTCTACAGGTACACGTCCTCGTTTAAGCAGCGGCCACCCAGCCTCTACTCCTGGGGAAAGTCTGCATCCTCCAGCAATCAGTTCGAGTTCAACTCGGAGACGCTGGTCATGGGGACACTGAAGTGA